One Massilia sp. 9096 genomic window carries:
- the sugE gene encoding quaternary ammonium compound efflux SMR transporter SugE, translated as MSWFYLLVAGLLEVVWAVALKYSAGFTRLAPSALTLAAMAGSVGMLGLALRALPLGTAYAVWTGIGTVGTAVAGMWLLGEPAGTLRLLSIALIVAGIVGLKLLSPH; from the coding sequence ATGAGCTGGTTTTATCTGCTGGTCGCGGGATTGCTGGAAGTGGTATGGGCGGTGGCGCTGAAATACAGCGCCGGCTTCACGCGCCTGGCGCCGTCCGCCCTGACGCTGGCGGCGATGGCCGGCAGCGTCGGCATGCTCGGCCTGGCCCTGCGCGCGCTGCCGCTCGGCACCGCCTACGCGGTCTGGACCGGCATTGGCACGGTCGGCACCGCGGTCGCCGGCATGTGGCTGCTGGGCGAACCGGCCGGGACGCTGCGCCTGCTGTCGATCGCCTTGATCGTGGCCGGCATCGTCGGGCTCAAGCTGCTCAGCCCGCACTGA
- a CDS encoding phosphonate transporter translates to MNAVTDLSFTTPGLYTHLAQMKPEDLDQLDFGVIGFDDATHVCRYNRFESEAAGLTALRVLGQPLFTNVAPCLNNFMVAQRFEDAHDDAAALDDTIDYVLTLRMRPIKVKLRLLAAPDSAVRYVLVQRKP, encoded by the coding sequence ATGAATGCCGTCACCGATCTGTCCTTCACCACCCCTGGCCTATACACGCATTTGGCGCAGATGAAGCCGGAAGATCTCGACCAGCTCGACTTCGGCGTGATCGGCTTCGACGACGCGACCCATGTGTGCCGGTACAACCGCTTCGAGTCCGAGGCCGCCGGCCTGACCGCGCTGCGCGTGCTGGGCCAGCCGCTGTTTACCAACGTGGCGCCGTGCCTGAACAACTTCATGGTGGCCCAGCGCTTCGAAGACGCGCACGACGACGCGGCCGCCCTGGACGATACCATCGACTACGTGCTGACGCTGCGCATGCGCCCGATCAAGGTCAAGCTGCGCCTGCTGGCCGCTCCCGACAGCGCCGTGCGCTACGTGCTGGTCCAGCGCAAGCCCTGA
- a CDS encoding thioesterase family protein, whose amino-acid sequence MDWDYPHPFTLARTPQAADIDGLNHTNNAVYVRWCEQAGWAHSEALGLSLEDYRRLDRAMAIRRGEYDYILPTAQDEALLLGTWLVAGDGKLAMERRFQLVRERDGATVLRGRWDLVCIELSSGRPRRMPQEFLDAYMSALVGAPAPS is encoded by the coding sequence TTGGACTGGGATTACCCGCACCCCTTCACCCTGGCGCGCACCCCGCAGGCGGCCGACATCGATGGACTGAACCATACCAACAACGCGGTCTACGTACGCTGGTGCGAACAAGCCGGCTGGGCGCACTCGGAAGCGCTGGGCCTGTCGCTGGAAGACTACCGGCGCCTCGACCGCGCGATGGCGATCCGGCGCGGCGAATACGACTACATCCTGCCGACCGCGCAGGACGAGGCGCTGCTGCTGGGCACCTGGCTGGTCGCCGGCGACGGCAAGCTGGCGATGGAGCGGCGCTTCCAGCTGGTGCGCGAACGCGATGGCGCAACCGTGCTGCGCGGACGCTGGGACCTCGTGTGCATCGAACTCTCGAGCGGCAGGCCGCGGCGCATGCCGCAGGAGTTCCTCGACGCCTACATGAGCGCGCTGGTGGGCGCGCCTGCGCCGTCGTAA
- a CDS encoding endonuclease/exonuclease/phosphatase family protein — protein sequence MLKRPGGDQFAGLARRLADCQAVSAIALDAPDADGAPRRVGAMLFTRHPVLQVLRHSLPWPADPEVMSMPRCALEVTLETPLGMLRIINTHLEFFSTRQRLAQVERLRALHAEACAHARAPRPGAPGPFANIARPSAAVLVGDFNMLPDSSAYTRLLADYGDGTPAWRDAWRVAQPGRAHPPTVGLHDHSPGARPFTFDYAFVSADLAGCVRSVRVDGGAGGSDHQPLLLELA from the coding sequence ATGCTCAAGCGCCCCGGCGGCGACCAGTTCGCCGGCCTGGCGCGGCGGCTGGCCGACTGCCAGGCCGTGTCCGCGATCGCGCTCGACGCGCCCGACGCCGACGGTGCGCCACGCCGCGTCGGCGCCATGCTGTTTACGCGCCATCCGGTGCTGCAGGTACTGCGCCACAGCCTGCCCTGGCCGGCCGACCCCGAGGTGATGAGCATGCCGCGCTGCGCGCTCGAGGTGACGCTGGAGACGCCGCTGGGCATGCTGCGCATTATTAACACGCACCTCGAATTCTTCTCGACGCGCCAGCGCCTGGCCCAGGTCGAGCGCCTGCGCGCGCTGCACGCGGAAGCATGCGCCCACGCGCGCGCGCCGCGCCCTGGCGCGCCCGGCCCGTTCGCCAACATCGCGCGGCCGTCCGCGGCGGTGCTTGTCGGCGACTTCAACATGCTGCCCGACTCGAGCGCCTACACCCGCCTGCTGGCCGACTACGGCGACGGCACGCCGGCCTGGCGCGACGCCTGGCGCGTGGCCCAGCCCGGCCGCGCCCACCCCCCGACCGTCGGCCTGCACGACCATTCGCCCGGCGCGAGGCCGTTCACCTTCGACTACGCCTTCGTCAGCGCCGACCTGGCCGGCTGCGTGCGCAGCGTGCGCGTCGACGGCGGCGCCGGCGGTTCGGACCACCAGCCCCTGCTGCTGGAGCTGGCGTGA
- the pepN gene encoding aminopeptidase N — translation MKTRLPRLIPLAAAAALALSLPTIDAAAAPAARAENAFLSQADAAARAARVSNVAYQLDFVLSGAPTFSGTTTLRFDLNDASTPLTVDLDKATIKSLTVNGKAVAPQYNGWFITLPAASLAKGRNTVVVAYERPHSTNGEGLHRMVDPVDGRVYTYSHFEPAAAHQMFAVFDQPDLKATYQLNVVAPADWEVISSTREANVAPCTEGRRWTFPTTKKLSPYNFSMHAGPYKKWEDNSGKYPMRLFARQSVASQIHPDEWFKYTKAGLSFFDEYFGIPYQFGKYDQVLVPDFLYGAMENAGAITFAERGFMYKAEMTAEQRARLAGVIMHEMAHQWFGDLVTMQWWNGLWLNESFASFMGTLATAEATEFKDAWRAFYSQGKQAAYEQDSRSTTHPIEVPVPSTQNAFDNIDAITYSKGASTLVQLRHLLGEDVFRKGVHDYLVKYQYRNAKLDDFIGSLGQAAHRDLSGWTREWLYQPGVNTIAAEYSCRAGKIAAFHLKQSAPSAFPTLREQRVQVAALRLNGDAYRVDRTVAITYKGADTAVPGMVGASCPDLVYPNYDDWGYVKVQLDGRSFDSARQHLAGVPDPLLRAMLWQGLWDGVREAKLPLNDFISTVLANAPQEKDYTLLGDVLGKVAASKHTLDQIDPGATYNRQATRQLADMAWKGVQAAKGDDNFQRRWFTTYIGLASERADLDRLAGLLDGREKVDGLAINQDLRWAIVQRLNRFDYPGANALIDAEQARDKSDSGQAAALAATVARPDPAVKRQWLDTLFDLQTKLPFSKLRTAMGSLYPSEQGRLAEQTADQRLAKLPELDKAAGPVYMRAYGPSLIPGGCTADDVKRLQAASDKLTDLSAGTRRALLDTLQESQRCVAIRQAMTAR, via the coding sequence GTGAAGACTCGCCTGCCCCGCCTGATTCCGCTCGCCGCCGCCGCCGCGCTGGCGCTCTCGCTCCCGACCATCGATGCCGCCGCCGCGCCCGCCGCGCGCGCGGAAAATGCCTTCCTGTCGCAAGCGGACGCGGCGGCCCGGGCTGCGCGCGTGTCGAACGTCGCCTACCAGCTCGACTTCGTATTGAGCGGCGCGCCCACCTTCAGCGGTACGACGACGCTGCGCTTCGACCTGAACGATGCGTCCACGCCCTTGACCGTCGACCTGGACAAGGCCACGATCAAGTCGCTCACCGTCAACGGCAAGGCGGTTGCGCCGCAATACAACGGCTGGTTCATCACCCTTCCGGCAGCCAGCCTGGCCAAGGGCCGCAACACGGTCGTGGTCGCCTACGAACGTCCGCACAGCACCAACGGCGAAGGCCTGCACCGCATGGTCGACCCGGTCGACGGCCGCGTCTACACCTATTCGCACTTCGAGCCGGCGGCCGCGCACCAGATGTTCGCCGTATTCGACCAGCCCGACCTGAAGGCGACCTACCAGTTGAACGTGGTCGCGCCAGCGGATTGGGAAGTGATCTCGAGCACGCGCGAAGCCAACGTCGCGCCCTGCACCGAGGGCCGGCGCTGGACCTTCCCGACCACCAAGAAGCTCAGCCCCTACAACTTCTCGATGCACGCCGGCCCCTACAAGAAGTGGGAAGACAACAGCGGCAAATACCCGATGCGCCTGTTCGCGCGCCAGTCGGTGGCTTCGCAGATCCATCCCGACGAATGGTTCAAGTACACCAAGGCCGGGTTGAGCTTCTTCGACGAGTACTTCGGCATTCCGTACCAGTTCGGCAAGTACGACCAGGTGCTGGTGCCCGACTTCCTGTACGGCGCGATGGAAAACGCCGGCGCGATCACCTTTGCCGAGCGCGGCTTCATGTACAAGGCCGAGATGACGGCCGAGCAGCGCGCACGTCTGGCCGGCGTCATCATGCACGAGATGGCGCACCAGTGGTTCGGCGACCTGGTCACCATGCAGTGGTGGAACGGCCTGTGGCTGAACGAAAGCTTCGCCTCCTTCATGGGCACGCTCGCGACCGCCGAGGCGACCGAGTTCAAGGATGCCTGGCGCGCCTTTTACTCGCAAGGCAAGCAGGCCGCTTACGAACAGGATTCGCGCAGCACGACGCACCCGATCGAGGTGCCGGTGCCGTCGACCCAGAACGCCTTCGACAACATCGACGCCATCACCTACTCGAAAGGCGCTTCGACCCTGGTGCAGCTGCGCCACCTGCTGGGCGAAGACGTGTTCCGCAAAGGCGTGCACGACTACCTGGTCAAGTACCAGTACCGCAATGCGAAGCTCGACGACTTCATCGGCAGCCTGGGCCAGGCCGCGCACCGCGACCTGTCCGGCTGGACCCGTGAATGGCTGTATCAGCCGGGCGTGAACACCATCGCCGCCGAGTACAGCTGCAGGGCCGGCAAGATCGCCGCTTTCCACCTCAAGCAGAGCGCCCCGTCCGCCTTCCCGACCCTGCGCGAGCAGCGCGTGCAGGTGGCGGCGCTGCGCCTGAACGGCGACGCCTACCGCGTCGACCGCACGGTCGCCATCACCTACAAGGGCGCCGACACGGCCGTACCGGGCATGGTCGGCGCGTCCTGCCCCGACCTGGTGTACCCGAACTACGACGACTGGGGCTACGTCAAGGTGCAACTCGACGGCCGCTCGTTCGACAGCGCGCGCCAGCACCTGGCCGGCGTGCCGGATCCGCTGCTGCGCGCGATGCTGTGGCAAGGCCTGTGGGACGGCGTGCGCGAGGCCAAGCTGCCCCTGAACGACTTCATCTCGACCGTGCTCGCCAACGCACCGCAAGAGAAGGATTACACGCTGCTCGGCGACGTGCTGGGCAAGGTCGCCGCCTCCAAGCACACCCTCGACCAGATCGACCCGGGCGCCACCTACAACCGCCAGGCCACGCGCCAGCTGGCCGACATGGCCTGGAAGGGTGTGCAGGCTGCCAAGGGCGATGACAACTTCCAGCGCCGCTGGTTCACCACCTACATTGGCCTGGCCAGCGAACGCGCCGACCTGGACCGCCTCGCCGGCTTGCTCGATGGCCGCGAGAAAGTCGACGGCCTGGCGATCAACCAGGACCTGCGCTGGGCCATCGTCCAGCGTCTGAACCGCTTCGACTACCCGGGCGCGAACGCCCTGATCGACGCCGAACAGGCGCGCGACAAGTCCGACAGCGGCCAGGCCGCCGCACTCGCCGCCACCGTCGCCCGTCCCGACCCGGCCGTCAAGCGCCAGTGGCTGGACACGCTGTTCGACCTGCAGACCAAGCTGCCGTTCTCGAAGCTGCGCACCGCGATGGGCAGCCTGTACCCGTCCGAACAGGGCCGCCTGGCGGAACAAACCGCGGACCAGCGCCTGGCCAAGCTGCCGGAACTCGACAAGGCCGCTGGCCCGGTCTACATGCGCGCCTACGGCCCCAGCCTGATCCCGGGCGGCTGCACCGCTGACGACGTCAAGCGCCTGCAAGCCGCCAGCGACAAGCTGACCGACCTGTCCGCGGGCACCCGGCGCGCCCTGCTCGACACGCTGCAGGAATCGCAGCGCTGCGTGGCGATCCGCCAGGCGATGACGGCTCGGTGA
- a CDS encoding AMP-binding protein: MFQIDRSTMCDTGEGVQWWTHAPSLHRFVADLLSAELGLARPGRPPRATPWPLDLEFVRDLGADSLELHGMATALVDALDLRVAGVDERLLARPCLEDWLDAARTGLAMDAVRLNFRTSGSSGSPKRCTHSLATMWQEVRELARLTPGRRRILTAVPSHHIYGFLFTILLPRALGIDDVVDLRTASPAVALGQARAGDLIVAYPVWWEALVRLDPRFEPDVVGVSSGAPCPDALAARLDAVGLRLLEMYGSSEIAGVGWRDRAGSAFTLLAYWRRDQAAGEQKPDQAPEREAQHERAQQQDYAANHALVRSLPDGGEARYPLQDTLAWQDERQFLPAGRIDQAVQVGGTNVFPAYVADVLKLHPRVLDATVRMMRPDEGRRLKAFVVPRPAPGPATLPGGADEGGEFFTPAAEHAALGEELAVWAAARLSAPERPAAFTFGVRLPRQASGKPADWIIDAA, encoded by the coding sequence ATGTTCCAGATCGATCGCTCCACCATGTGCGACACCGGCGAAGGCGTCCAGTGGTGGACGCATGCGCCCTCGCTGCACCGCTTCGTCGCCGATTTGCTGTCGGCCGAACTGGGACTGGCCCGTCCGGGACGCCCGCCGCGCGCGACGCCCTGGCCGCTCGACCTGGAGTTCGTGCGCGACCTGGGCGCCGATTCGCTCGAACTGCACGGGATGGCGACCGCGCTGGTGGACGCGCTCGACCTGCGCGTCGCCGGCGTCGACGAGCGCCTGCTGGCGCGGCCCTGCCTGGAAGACTGGCTCGACGCTGCGCGCACGGGCCTGGCCATGGACGCGGTGCGCCTGAACTTCCGGACGTCGGGCAGTTCCGGCAGCCCGAAGCGCTGCACGCATTCCTTGGCCACGATGTGGCAGGAGGTGCGGGAGCTGGCGCGCCTGACGCCCGGCCGCAGGCGCATCCTGACCGCCGTGCCCAGCCATCATATCTATGGTTTCCTGTTCACGATCCTGCTGCCGCGCGCGCTGGGCATCGACGACGTGGTCGACCTGCGCACCGCCAGCCCGGCTGTGGCGCTCGGGCAGGCGCGCGCGGGCGACCTGATCGTCGCCTATCCCGTCTGGTGGGAGGCCCTGGTCCGGCTCGATCCCCGTTTCGAGCCCGATGTCGTCGGCGTCAGCTCGGGCGCGCCGTGCCCGGACGCGCTGGCGGCGCGCCTGGACGCCGTCGGACTGCGCCTGCTGGAGATGTACGGCAGCTCCGAGATCGCCGGTGTCGGCTGGCGCGACCGTGCCGGGAGTGCGTTCACGCTGCTGGCGTATTGGCGCCGCGACCAGGCTGCGGGCGAGCAAAAACCCGACCAAGCACCGGAACGGGAAGCGCAACATGAGCGGGCGCAGCAACAGGATTACGCAGCTAACCATGCGCTGGTACGCAGTCTGCCGGACGGAGGCGAGGCGCGCTACCCGCTGCAGGACACGCTCGCGTGGCAGGACGAGCGCCAGTTCCTGCCGGCCGGGCGCATCGACCAGGCGGTGCAGGTGGGCGGCACGAACGTGTTCCCGGCGTACGTCGCGGACGTGCTGAAACTGCATCCGCGCGTGCTCGACGCCACGGTGCGGATGATGCGCCCGGACGAGGGGCGGCGCTTGAAGGCTTTCGTGGTGCCGCGCCCGGCGCCGGGACCGGCGACATTGCCCGGCGGCGCGGATGAGGGTGGCGAGTTCTTCACCCCGGCCGCCGAGCATGCCGCCCTGGGCGAAGAACTCGCCGTCTGGGCCGCAGCGCGCCTGAGCGCCCCCGAGCGTCCCGCCGCGTTCACGTTCGGCGTGCGCCTGCCGCGCCAGGCCAGCGGCAAGCCGGCCGACTGGATCATCGACGCTGCCTGA
- a CDS encoding sensor domain-containing diguanylate cyclase produces the protein MNHDPHAQLGAEYEALIQFLYLAPVGLVQTGFDGEIQMINPISAQLLMPLQRDGNLTNLFDALEDVAPELRQLCQLYGRASGMVCDGLHIHLAPASGTRGRRMPQVLSLSLLKLDGERLMAVLSDVTEQVRRERQLRQNDAWLNALLTSITDYALVGLDRDGRISAWNDTIGRVTGHTDAVVGTPYSVFYPTDATTPEQVHDRLRDADQNGWSLDEGPRVRADGSQFWASAIISPLPDRDPLLDDPNDAAYCMVLRDISDKHDAIERRRKSVFCDHLTGVANRRAFFEAAELELTRNRRQPRPTALIVLDADHFKCINDRHGHPGGDAVLRQLGHLLMATFRQVDVVARVGGEEFAVLLPSCDLDGALAVAERLRALVARQAVAFEDARIEYTISAGVAACDGEALNLETLMKRADRALYVAKAGGRNRVEHWSPSVDAELGQPEGLQHANR, from the coding sequence GTGAACCACGACCCGCACGCCCAGCTCGGCGCTGAATACGAGGCCCTGATCCAGTTCCTGTACCTGGCCCCGGTCGGCCTGGTGCAGACCGGTTTCGACGGCGAGATCCAGATGATCAATCCGATCTCGGCGCAGCTCCTGATGCCGCTGCAGCGCGACGGCAACCTGACCAACCTGTTCGATGCGCTCGAAGACGTGGCGCCCGAACTGCGCCAGCTGTGCCAGCTCTACGGCCGCGCCAGCGGCATGGTTTGCGACGGCCTGCACATCCACCTGGCCCCGGCGAGCGGCACGCGCGGCCGGCGCATGCCCCAGGTGCTGTCGCTGAGCCTGCTGAAGCTGGACGGCGAGCGCCTGATGGCGGTGCTGTCCGACGTCACCGAACAGGTGCGCCGCGAACGCCAGCTGCGCCAGAACGACGCGTGGCTGAACGCGCTCCTGACCAGCATCACTGACTATGCCCTTGTCGGCCTGGACCGCGATGGCCGCATCAGCGCCTGGAACGACACCATCGGCCGCGTGACCGGCCACACCGACGCCGTGGTCGGCACTCCGTATTCGGTGTTCTACCCGACTGACGCGACCACGCCCGAGCAAGTGCACGACCGCCTGCGCGACGCCGACCAGAACGGCTGGAGCCTGGACGAAGGCCCGCGCGTGCGCGCCGACGGCAGCCAGTTCTGGGCCAGCGCGATCATTTCGCCGCTACCCGACCGCGACCCGCTGCTCGACGACCCGAACGACGCCGCCTATTGCATGGTCCTGCGCGACATCAGCGACAAGCACGACGCCATCGAGCGCCGCCGCAAGTCGGTGTTCTGCGACCACCTGACCGGCGTGGCCAACCGCCGCGCCTTCTTCGAAGCGGCCGAGCTGGAGCTGACGCGCAACCGCCGCCAGCCGCGCCCGACCGCGTTGATCGTGCTCGACGCCGACCATTTCAAGTGCATCAACGACCGCCACGGCCACCCGGGCGGCGACGCCGTGCTGCGCCAGCTGGGCCACCTCCTGATGGCCACCTTCCGCCAGGTCGACGTGGTGGCGCGGGTCGGTGGCGAGGAGTTCGCCGTGCTGCTGCCGTCCTGCGACCTGGACGGCGCGCTGGCCGTGGCCGAACGCCTGCGCGCGCTGGTGGCGCGCCAGGCCGTCGCGTTCGAGGACGCACGCATCGAGTACACGATCAGCGCCGGCGTGGCGGCCTGCGACGGCGAAGCGCTGAACCTGGAGACGCTGATGAAGCGCGCCGACCGGGCGCTGTACGTCGCCAAGGCGGGCGGGCGCAACCGCGTCGAACACTGGTCCCCATCCGTCGACGCCGAACTCGGCCAACCTGAAGGGCTCCAGCATGCAAACCGATAA
- a CDS encoding alkene reductase: MTTLFDPLKVGALELPNRIIMAPLTRARATGEGRVPNDLMVEYYKQRASAGLILTEATSVTPMGVGYADTPGIWSDEQVEGWKKVTAAVHQAGGRIVLQLWHVGRISDPSFLNGELPVAPSAIKPAGHVSLVRPVKDYETPRALTLEEIPQVVAAYRKGAENARIAGFDGVEVHGANGYLLDQFLQDKTNQRSDAYGGSIENRARLMLEVTDACIDVWGADRVGMHLAPRRDAHDMGDSTPLETFGYVARELGKRNIAFICAREAIGPDSLGPQLKEIFGGVYIANEKMSKEAAEELLSAGKADAVAWGVWFIANPDLPARLKQNAPLNEPRPATFYAPTPEGYIDYPALQANV, from the coding sequence ATGACTACTTTGTTCGACCCGCTGAAGGTGGGCGCCCTCGAGCTGCCCAACCGCATCATCATGGCCCCGCTGACCCGTGCACGCGCCACCGGCGAAGGCCGCGTACCGAACGACCTGATGGTCGAGTACTACAAACAGCGTGCTTCGGCCGGCCTGATCCTGACCGAAGCCACTTCGGTCACCCCGATGGGCGTCGGTTACGCCGATACCCCCGGCATCTGGTCCGATGAACAGGTCGAAGGCTGGAAAAAGGTCACCGCCGCCGTGCACCAGGCCGGCGGACGCATCGTCCTGCAGCTGTGGCACGTGGGCCGCATCTCCGACCCGTCCTTCCTGAATGGCGAGCTGCCGGTCGCCCCGTCGGCGATCAAGCCGGCCGGCCATGTCAGCCTGGTGCGCCCGGTCAAGGACTACGAGACCCCGCGCGCGCTGACCCTGGAAGAGATCCCGCAGGTGGTCGCGGCCTACCGCAAGGGCGCCGAGAACGCCAGGATAGCCGGCTTCGACGGCGTCGAAGTGCACGGCGCGAATGGCTACCTGCTCGACCAGTTCTTGCAGGACAAGACCAACCAGCGCAGCGATGCCTACGGCGGCTCGATCGAGAACCGCGCCCGCCTGATGCTGGAAGTCACCGACGCCTGCATCGACGTATGGGGCGCCGACCGCGTCGGCATGCACCTGGCGCCGCGCCGCGACGCCCACGACATGGGCGACTCGACCCCGCTCGAGACCTTCGGCTACGTGGCGCGCGAACTCGGCAAGCGCAACATCGCCTTCATTTGCGCACGCGAAGCGATCGGCCCGGACAGCCTCGGACCGCAGCTCAAGGAAATCTTCGGCGGCGTGTACATCGCCAACGAAAAGATGAGCAAGGAAGCCGCCGAGGAGCTGCTCTCTGCCGGCAAGGCCGACGCCGTCGCCTGGGGCGTGTGGTTCATTGCCAACCCCGACCTGCCGGCCCGCCTCAAGCAGAACGCGCCGCTCAACGAGCCGCGCCCGGCCACCTTCTACGCGCCGACGCCGGAAGGCTACATCGACTATCCGGCGCTGCAAGCGAACGTCTGA
- a CDS encoding bifunctional diguanylate cyclase/phosphodiesterase, which translates to MQTDKLDAYEALVQFLYRAPIGLVQTSLDGTVDMLNPMSSSLLMPLVRDGSLDNLFDVLRDAAPQLRQLAEDFHEASGVVCEGLRLPLGDVAAPGAPQVLSLSVLKLDSSRLMATVTDATAEVQREQERLTRRLKSAARTDALTRMPNREAVLEQLQQMLARPAGGPAHGASFALLFMNCDRFRQINDTLGQSAGDRLLVQIGERIRATLRPPSDRIDPLAGSGQMAARVGADEFVVVLDGMRRREDAERVAARLLDALARPYQFPGQEVVCKLSMGLVWGPDAEPGALAAELLRDASIAMVEAKRAGGARSVLFETAMRERAARRADIESDLRQALAEDQLFVVYQPVVGLRPDGATDFSAGVEALVRWQHPVRGVVPPFEFIPVAEESGLIGAVGDFVLRRACRDFAAWQRTLGRHAPRLLAVNLSRAQLAEASFPTVVREVLEQHGMTPMQLQLEVTESLAAQDQQVQQRLHELKALGVTLALDDFGTGYSSLSSLHQLPVDTVKIDRSFVCQADTSNHHRVLIEATVKVAQSLGMNTVAEGIETEAQAAAVRAQQCAKGQGYLYSRPLTSNALLDWLRSNLPAVTGAAEPALDSERDADLITAPLFTPTPALAGGR; encoded by the coding sequence ATGCAAACCGATAAGCTCGACGCCTACGAAGCATTGGTGCAATTTCTCTACCGCGCGCCGATCGGCCTGGTGCAGACCAGCCTGGACGGCACGGTCGACATGCTCAACCCGATGTCGTCGAGCCTGCTGATGCCGCTCGTGCGCGACGGCAGCCTGGACAATCTGTTCGACGTGCTGCGCGACGCCGCGCCCCAGCTGCGCCAGCTGGCTGAGGACTTCCACGAGGCCTCGGGCGTGGTGTGCGAAGGCCTGCGCCTGCCGCTGGGCGACGTCGCGGCGCCGGGCGCGCCGCAGGTGCTGTCGCTGAGCGTGCTCAAGCTCGACAGCAGCCGGCTGATGGCCACCGTGACCGACGCCACCGCCGAAGTCCAGCGCGAGCAGGAGCGCCTGACGCGCCGCCTGAAAAGCGCCGCGCGCACCGACGCCCTGACGCGCATGCCCAACCGCGAAGCCGTGCTGGAACAGCTGCAGCAGATGCTCGCCCGGCCGGCCGGCGGCCCGGCGCATGGCGCCAGCTTCGCGCTGCTGTTCATGAACTGCGACCGCTTCCGCCAGATCAACGACACGCTCGGCCAGAGCGCCGGCGACCGCCTGCTGGTGCAGATCGGCGAGCGCATCCGCGCCACCCTGCGCCCGCCCAGCGACCGCATCGACCCGCTGGCCGGCAGTGGCCAGATGGCGGCGCGCGTCGGCGCCGACGAATTCGTGGTGGTGCTGGACGGCATGCGCCGCCGCGAAGACGCCGAGCGCGTCGCCGCGCGCCTGCTCGACGCGCTCGCGCGCCCGTATCAGTTTCCCGGCCAGGAAGTCGTCTGCAAGCTCAGCATGGGTCTGGTGTGGGGCCCGGATGCCGAACCCGGCGCGCTGGCTGCCGAACTGCTGCGCGACGCCAGCATCGCCATGGTCGAGGCCAAGCGCGCCGGCGGCGCGCGCAGCGTTCTGTTCGAAACCGCGATGCGCGAACGCGCCGCGCGCCGCGCCGACATCGAATCCGACCTGCGCCAGGCGCTGGCCGAAGACCAGCTGTTCGTGGTCTACCAGCCGGTGGTCGGCTTGCGCCCGGACGGCGCCACCGACTTCAGCGCCGGCGTCGAGGCGCTGGTGCGCTGGCAGCACCCGGTGCGCGGCGTCGTGCCGCCTTTCGAATTCATTCCGGTGGCCGAGGAATCGGGTCTGATCGGCGCGGTCGGCGACTTCGTGCTGCGGCGCGCCTGCCGCGACTTCGCCGCCTGGCAGCGCACGCTCGGGCGCCACGCCCCGCGCCTGCTGGCGGTCAACCTGTCGCGCGCCCAGCTGGCCGAAGCCAGCTTCCCGACCGTGGTGCGCGAGGTGCTCGAGCAGCACGGCATGACGCCGATGCAGCTGCAGCTGGAAGTGACGGAAAGCCTGGCGGCCCAGGACCAGCAGGTGCAACAGCGGCTGCACGAATTGAAGGCGCTCGGCGTCACGCTGGCGCTGGACGACTTCGGCACCGGCTATTCTTCGCTGTCGAGCCTGCACCAGCTGCCGGTGGACACCGTCAAGATCGACCGCTCGTTCGTGTGCCAGGCCGACACCAGCAACCACCACCGCGTGCTGATCGAAGCCACGGTCAAGGTGGCCCAGAGCCTGGGCATGAACACCGTGGCCGAAGGCATCGAGACCGAAGCCCAGGCCGCCGCCGTGCGCGCCCAGCAGTGCGCCAAGGGTCAGGGCTACCTGTACAGCCGGCCGCTGACCTCGAACGCCCTGCTCGACTGGCTGCGCAGCAATCTCCCTGCTGTCACGGGCGCGGCGGAGCCGGCGCTCGACAGTGAACGCGACGCCGACCTGATCACCGCGCCGCTGTTCACGCCGACGCCTGCGCTGGCCGGCGGCCGCTGA